gccgtgccgtgtgattAAGCGACTCGACGAGAAACGGTGTGGCCAAGGGCCACTGGCCATCTCTCATTTCCTGCAGGAGAAATAGAGAGGATGTAGTGCGGGGGGAGAGTCACTAGGGTTTTTCGGGGTCACCGGTTCATGTATGTCCTTTGCCGACTTAATGCCACACTTGAACTTGAGAAAGCGAAAGACACAAAGCCGTTTAAATGAGCAGCCACGCATCGGCGACGCACTTGGCAGCGGGCGGTACCGACGAGGTCGATTAGAGCATAAATGGTCAACCCACAAAAAGCGGCCACACCGGCATTGACCGTGTGCCGCGCTACGGGCGAAAAATATGACGAATCCTTCACGGCGCGCCACCGTCATCTGGCTTATGTTTAATTAATGTATCCGGAAACGGTGCCGTATTTTGGGCGGCTGCTCATCATCTCCGTTGACACAAACCTCCGATCAGCTCCTCGATCAGGTTCCagtatcgatcgatcaatcgcGTCCAGTTGCGATCGGCCTGATACTCGTCGATCGCCAGCTGCATGATGTAGTTCGATGCCAGCGTAAAGTCGGTGAAGTTGTCGCGTAACTCCATGTTTCTGTGACACGCACTCACGCACACCGCGTATTGATCGTCCCGAAGATCGCGCGTTCAAAGGCTCACCGGTGGAAACTAGCAAaaactcgctctctcgctctcgctctgctcTGTGGCGAATGGCTTCCTTTGGCGGGCCCGGCACTAAGATTTGCTAAAAGGAACACTTGGTGTCAATCGTCCCGAATCTGGGTCAAAACCATTGTCGCCGATCGCGCGCTCGGCACACTTGACTCTTGCTCCGTCTCGGCTCGGAGATGAAGATCACCTAATAACCCTCTAACCCTAATGAGCCCTCTATCACGACGGGGGACAGTGATCTGTCGCTGCGTGTGATTGTGGTGTGCTGCCAGCCACCTGACTTCCCGAACCGATCGAACTGACAATCCGCACTGCACTGACCCCCGGGGCCAGTGAGCAAAAGGAAGTcacactgccgccgccgccgctgccgccgaggCACCGCCAGGGGTTTTCCGAAAAGAACTTCGTGCGCGACGCCGGCCATCTCGTGGAAACCATGTGGGggccccaccacccccttcCGAGTTCTTCGCTTGCAAAAGTCTCTGCTCGCGATGCGAATATTTCGACCACGCCACCAGGGGGGAAGTAACCGgtgagccaccaccaccagctttAGTTCGTTTAGCGTTAAATGTCCTTCTAACGACGCGCGAAGAAACGATCTCTTCCCCACCCGTGGCGCGTAAGGCCGTTATCCTCGCGTGCCGCGCGCGACGGCGAGAAGAAAGACGGTCTCTCCGGGGGGTGGCCGAACGGATTGTTATGGAAAGAACCAGATGCGGCGCGGCGCGAGTGAGCACGCGCCGTGATCTAAAGGGTTGCGGGCCCCACCACTCGCAATCCGTGGCCTGGCCGCCCCATTCATATGTGATAGAAcaggcggccggccggttcgatGGAGGGAGAGATTCGCAGACTGTATGCAGACCTTGTTTGGAGCAGCACAGCCCAGCGCGCAGCCCTGCTAGTAGTCATCGTCATCGCAAGCCATCGATCGTCGTAGTAGTCGCTGCTCCAGCGAACCCCGCACGTTACTAAGATAAACCCGAAGATAGTTGTCCTTGAAGCTGGCAGCAGTAGGCGCTGCTGCCGGAGGCGGCAGCGATGTGGTCGCGTAGCTACCTAGCACGCCGGAGCCACACTTTGTTTAGAACATCGTGCACACGGCGCAGAACGATCATCTCGCGATCAGCATACAGATCTTCTTCGAGGGCAAGCTGGCGCTTAATAAAATGCAACCGCGCGCTCGTTGGTTAGGATTGAGTCGTTACGCAATCGAACCCTGGCTGGCCGCGATGGTGCTGTTTGGGAAATGTCACTCCGGTAGCGATGATCGCgcgaggttcgtcgcttgttgcagtctttcgttttctctccCTCAATTTTCTCATTCAATTAATTAGACTCAATTTTGCATGATTGGCCGATTAGAGGGGCGTCTGTAAttaatggccaccggcaccgccagGTGTTAAGAAAGTCCGTGGGAATGCcgtttgattaaaaaattaaaaataaactaaaaccGAAATGATCGTTTGTTCGTTAAAAACGGTGGGACCACCGTGCAAGCGCGTGCAAATTAAACGCTCAAATTGGCGAATGGCCGGCCGTTCGGAAGTGGCCAACCAGGCTCAATGACAAATTCCACGCGCCATCAACCAGTCGCCAGTCGAGCCGCCGAGTTGCAGCAAttgccatcatcaccaccaccgccaaggATCGCGAGGGACGTTTAGAACACACCtcgcgccccccccccaccgcACGGTGGATTCTGTGATTCCGCAATCGCGCCGACCTTTTTGGTGGTAAATTCTTGCCAATACTCCAAACCTAGAGTTCGCCTTCCGCGGTTGGGTGACATTCTTGGTTGCCTCTTGTGTCTCGTGTGGCTGGCCCAACATGTGGCCACTTTTCGCAACCTGTGTCCGGGCGGGAAGGAAACAACCATTTACGCGATGGGGCTAATGGGGCCCAATCAGACTGCAGGAGGAGGTTCTGCAATTAGCtaaaatcggaaaatcgcTCTCCGACCGCGGGCGGGATGCTGCtactgtggcggcggcggcaccggccacggtgcTCGTTATGCTGCGCTGCATTCGGGCGTGTGAACGTGCTCGTTATGGCCCGCAAGGGTTAACCAGTCTCTcggtcgctgccgccgccgccgccgccgttgcacTTTTGTCGGTCAGCGGCGGAAAACTTGTTTACTTTTCGCGAACTCTCAAGTTCTCTGTCTCGCGTTGCGCCCAGAAGATCACCAGCCACCACACATACGGCTCCCGCATTAGAGAGACACACACGAAGCATATTCCCGTTTGCTCCGCGTGCGGATGCAGAGAcaccgccgcgccgcgccgtggTCGCCGTGGAAAATTGTGCAACATTTGCAATTGCACTCTTCGGTGACCGCGCGAGCGCGCGATcggcagcgcagcagcagctaaaACGTTCACTTTAGAGAATTCTTGCGCCAATGACTTTGCCAACCGAAAACCAGTCATGTCGGCCCCCCCGGTATGGAGTGGAATCCTGCACCGGTGCGCGCGCCCGAGCCACCCAAGGTCGACCCGGGCTGCTCCCCTAGCACAGTCGCTGCCGTGGTTCAATGATCTGTCGCGATAATTCCggcgatcgccgccgccaccgatcgtaACCGCAGCCGCCTCGAAGAGAGCGCCTTGCGATGACGCAGGGCGCAATTGCGCCTGATTGTAGCCCTTGCGCGCGCCACCCTTTTTATGGTGGGCGTTTTCGTGTGATCACTTTCGAAAGCCCTAACCTGCCGCAAGATAATGATATCAGCGCGCAGAACCGGGGGTTCGAGAACCGCTCCCCAGCGAGAGGGGGAAGTTCCTCGCGGCAATCGGTGGCGATCGTGTTTAAATCATTTGCCTATCCCCCTGGGGCGGGGTGATCGGTGTGGTCTTCATTATGTGAGCTTGGTTAGCCTGTGGCCGCCGATCGCAGGTCAATTACCGTTAAGTGAGTGCAATTCATATAATGGCCGCACGCTGCGCGCACGATCTTGCGCGCGCGATCTTGCGCGGATTCGTTCTGGCCTCTCGCGGAGCTCGGTTCGAATCTCCCCGGTACAAGGAGCCCGTTCTagacggtggcggcagtcTTGAGTAGATCGACGCCCCGGACGGAACTCTGGAGCGCTGCGGAGATCGCAGATTGGAATTGGTTCCGATCGGCGCGAGAACCGCGATCGGATTCTCGGATCTCGATTAGCAACGGCCATTCGCCGCCGCAATTCTTTGGCCGCTTCGGTGTTTGAGTATGGCGCGAAAAATCGGCTACTTCGCGGGGAACGCCTCGGTCCTTGCTCTGCCTGATCGAGGCTCGTCTCGTCGCCGTTCCACCTGGCACCGTGGTGCAATACGCCGTTAGGTGGCACGCGATTTAACGCGGTTCGTTAGGTGTCTAATGTTCCATTGTGatgcgcggtggcggcggctcgCCGGAACACCGGCTTCAtcgtccttccttccttcgtgtgatcgtgatcgacgaTATCGACTGAAGATCTGGAGTTGGTGATTGAAATGTTGTTATGATGAATGGCTATCGGAAATTGTGGTACACAACCGCCGTTCCGGGCGTCAGGGGTTCAAATCAGGTGCTAGGTCGCAATCCGATTTTAATCTAAGAACACGGTCCGGGCGCGCTGCAGGCGCTTGCGGTGAGTTGCAAAAGGTTGAACGATCGATcatgcaccatcatcattcggGGTGGGCTCGGACATCGATCGAACGGTTATGTTGTACAAGGATGGCGAggtgcaaattaatttcacggAGCACTTGGCCACCGACTTTTAAACGTTCTTTTGCTGTGCGGTCGATTCCGGTTGCGATCAGAAGGCTCGGCTTATTTCCTGCCCCGCGTGACTatcttttggtttgtttcgtaTAATGGAAAAATCATAGCGCAGGGGCCgctccgggcggtggcggtggcggcagccgATAACCTTCGCGCGCCGTAGATTTGGAAAGATGATTTGTACCTTAGGATGTTTctacattcattcattcatcacCATCAATCGCAAGCCCGGAGGTGTGTGTGCCGAAAAAGGACGTGATCTTCTGAAGGCGACACGAAAGGCGGACATCACCACCGAGGCCTGGCGCGCGAGGTCCAAACAAACGATCCGGCATCCGCTGAATAGCAAATGTGATGtcttctgttttgttggtgATTAACAACGCGCTCCGCTGATCGAAATATCGTACTCTGCAGCAGCGGTGCTGGCCAACCGAGCGTGACCACCGAGCGTTCGAAAACGGAACTGTCGTGTGcgtggtgcggtgcgtgaaGGATTCGCGGTCTGCtaagaaatagaaaaccatcgaccatcgaccGTCGTCGTGATCGATTTGATTTGTTCCTATTTTCCATCCGCGGAAATCCACCGGCAGCAGGGGAGGTCAGCGCTAAGCGCGCGCCCGCGTTCGGATATTTTTTGGAACCGATTTGGgaaaatgattaattaatcGATTCTCGTCCACCGATCGACTTTGGCTTAGGCCATCGTCGGTGGGAAAAGCGTTGCCAGTGATGTGCCCTTGCCTCGAAAATTGTGATTTATACGATGTTTTAAGCCGCGCCTGCCGCGCGATCCTCGTTAGAAGGGAAAGGTTGAGCTGGAGGCTGAGCTGTCCTGTGCAAATGTCGATCGGCCCAAAAATGGTTTAATTCCTCGTGCGTTCCGTGATCCGATACTCCGCGATTGTGTTTTAATAACAGTGAATGGGTAAATAATCATCTTATCTCTTTCGGTGTGCGTGTCCAGTAACCAAGCGATTGCCGATTATCTGGGAAGCAATGGGTATACAGACGCACTGGAGGCCTTTCGGAAGGAGGCCGACATGCCGAACGAGATCGAGCGAAAGTACGGCGGGCTGCTGGAGAAAAAGTGGACCTCCGTCATCCGACTGCAGAAGAAGGTGATGGAGCTGGAGGCGAAGCTGTCCGAGGCCGAGAAAGAAGTGATCGAGGGCGCCCCGACCAAGGCGAAGCGTACGCCGAGCGACTGGAtaccgcggccaccggaaaagttttccctcgccggccaccgggccacggtgACGCGCGTCGTCTTTCATCCGGTCTTCAGCATGATGGTGTCGGCGTCGGAGGACGCCACGATCAAGGTGTGGGACTTTGAGACGGGCGAGTACGAGCGCACGCTCAAGGGCCACACCGACTCCGTGCAGGATCTTGCGTTCGACTCACAAGGGAAGCTGCTGGGTAAGtccgaccgaaaccgatccgcgTCCGATCGAATCCGTTTAATCCACTCCTTCCCTTCCTTGCAGCTTCCTGTAGCTCCGATCTGTCGATCAAACTGTGGGACTTTCAGCAAACGTACGAGTGCGTTAAGACAATGCACGGTCACGATCACAACGTGTCGTCGGTTTCGTTcgtgccggccggcgactTCTTGCTCTCTGCGTCGCGTGACAAAACGATCAAGATGTGGGAGGTGGCCACCGGGTACTGCGTGAAAACgttcaccggccaccgggagtgGGTGCGCATGGTGCGCGTCAACGTCGACGGTTCGCTGATGGCGTCCTGCTCAAATGATCACTCGGTACGGGTATGGCAAACGAACTCAAAGGAGTGCAAGGTAAGTGGCAAGGTCGTGTCCGGGATGCGGCAGACAAATTGTGAATCTTGCTCCGTCCGTATTCCAGGCTGAGCTGCGAGAGCACGAAAATACGGTAGAATGCATCGCCTGGGCACCAGAATCGGCTGCAGCGGCAATAAACGAGGCGGCCGGAGCGGACAACAAAAAGGGCGCCCATCAGGGCCCCTTCCTGGCGTCCGGGTCGCGAGACAAAACGATCAGGGTAAGACGCGGAGAAGGATCAGGCACACCCCACAAGCCCACATACtcatttcgttccgtttccgcagGTCTGGGACGTCAGCTCCGGTTTGTGCCTGTTCACGCTGGCCGGCCACGACAATTGGGTGCGTGGTATCGTGTTCCATCCCGGCGGCAAGTACATGATTTCGGCGAGCGACGACAAAACGCTGCGCATCTGGGATCTGCGCAACAAGCGCTGCATGAAGACACTGTACGCTCACTCGCACTTCTGCACATCGCTGGGTAAGTagcgcaccgcgcaccgttcgCTCCCGGCCGTCCCGGCGACTACAATCTTTCCCGCCCTTGCAGATATGCATAAATCCCATCCTTACGTCATATCCGGCAGCGTGGACACGACGGTCAAAGTATGGGAGTGTCGCTAAGTCAAGTCAAGTATAATATCGCTAccaacaagaacaacaacaacacagctATTCTACAGTTTCTTCtcccacacagcagcagcagcagcttctttTGAGATAGAGTAGTAATGGGAGGCGTCCAGGCGTGTCCATGCCCTAGTTGCgcgttttattttcgctctccTCCGATCGGAAGCAACCAATGATTGAGAGGAACACGATCACCTTGATCAccaccacagcaccagcacagcTTGTAGTTCTCGGTTCATTCGGTTCGGAGCGCAATCGGAGGGCGGCAAGATCActttcttctccttctcgcGTGAGGTAGACTCTTGGCTCCGAACCGCGAAGGGAGGTTTTTTAGTTCAATATTAGTAcgttttcgttcgtcctttttccgtttcttttacTGATAACAATGATCCGACCCAGAAGTGATAAAGGATTGAAATGCTCGTTTAAAACAGCGAAATGCttgtgctgtgttgtgcgCAGAGTCGCAGATCATTAGGAagtgttttcatttcgctctTTGCGCTACAAGAACATTGTTAAAGACGCTACTCACAATGCATCAAAATAGTGACACTAGAAAACACACACGTATAGGCGGTACAtcataaacacacacaagtAAATACAACAAAAGTAATACTTATTGTTAGCAAACTCTACAATTACAGACACATGATGATGCAGTAATGAAACGTAAAGTTTTTTGCATAAGGAGCGCGCGAGcgcagtgcagcagcagccggcttctgttgctgctgctgctactgtgaTCCTTTTCTCACGTTGGATCCCTAGTTCCCCACTTATTGGGCTACGGCTGAAGCGGACACACTCGTTGCTCCTCGTACGAAGAAACGGTAGAACCAACCGGTTTGATAGGGATAACATTTGTGGATCATAAACGTATACACTTTGTGTGACCACCCCGGCTTAGGACTCAGAGAATTGCTCAGTTTGGAAGAGAGACAACGGAACGAAACACATTACGAATAACCCTTATTCTTATCTTATTAATGCGCGCGCTACACACATTTCGTGAGCCGCGATCGTACCCCGGGAGGATCATACGTCATATTGcgcgcgccaccaccacagatCTGTTGCTAGCGAGAAGATCAAGCTGTAgaagagagatggagagaaagagtaCGATCGAGAGACAGTGTGCCAGCTGCGCAAAACATCGATCCttaccaccagcaccggtcagcagcagcagcagcagcagcgtgtacCCCAAGGATCATCGCATCGCGTCTCTGTGTGTTGCGTGCATCTCGTGCGTCGATTCTTCTCCGTTCGTCACAGCCCTTCCGGGGGTCACGATGTGGTGTGCTATATGCCGGGCACTCTCTCGTTTATgcgcgccaccaccgtgctACAATTGGTCACACcgcttcgcttcttcttcgcacGTTGGCCGCGGTTGGCCAGCAGGAACGCGATGGATGCGTTTGTTGAATTGAACGATATGTACATAAATATTGTCttcatgttttgctttgccgTAGAGAGTGTGGACCACCACGAAATCTGTCCTCCCCGTATTGAAATGCTCTCGGAACTCTCACGGTGGAGAGGACTTCGTGCTTAACATCTGAACAGCAAATGCATTGGGCGTCGTTACCGCAACGAAAGCAAGCGCACGGagaatgtgttttatttcacttccgttcgctctctctcactcactctctatctctgtttattggttccgtttcctttcttgTACctttgttccgttttgtgattttatcgtAAGTTTTTGCTACACTCATCCGAATGAagttatattttaattaagcCCCCTCGAATGGGGCCGGCGCCCAGCTGCCCAGGTTTTCGGGTGGCTGTTCGCGGGGTCAGGCTGTAATAGTAGAATGAAGTGTAAAGCGAATGTATGTTCAAGCCAAATACACACTTTCCGTCTGACACGGGCCACCGTGTCGGATAGGAAGCGGCTCCGTATTGTACATAGAAGTCTGACGCGTGGTCACTGGGGGTTTCTTTACCAGGTCCCTGCCCCCCCAAAACGGACACACTTTTCCCCACAAGAGTGTGCTTCGACGAAGCGCACACTGCGGATAGTCCacattgtaaatatttaaagcACACGCAATACAACGTGTTGAGCTGCGCGCATATACACCGTTCGAACTCCTCGTCATCGGCGTGTGAACTCGGAGCAAGAAGAGACAACAGAGAGTGCCAACCACAGCAACTGGTGCCTCCAAGAAGACACACTACCTCCGGCGCACCGTGAGCGCTGGTAGCGATCCCGATCGGTCGGGAACATCCGTTACCGGACGTGGACGTGGCTGCCCCCCGGAGCAGTTAgtgtgtgttgcgtgtggcgTAAACGCGAGCGTGTGCAATTGTTTCATAAActatatttaaattattaaactaTTTCTAAACGCGAtgaagcaaaccaacaaccaagcaaaagaaaaacgaacgacCGACCGCGCGAACAGCGCTCTACAAATATTATCTAAAACTGCTAACTACTACAGTTTATTACTACttatattacaaaaaaaaaccattggCGCGCAGAGCGTCGTCAGAACTCCTCCGTACCATCAACAACGGAGCGTGACCTCCAGCAGAGTGGTGGCCCCCACAACAATAGCTGCTGTGGACAGCCCAGCAACACGGACGGAGTCGGATGGGTGCGATGAAAGTGTATCAAACGGCGGTAATCGGGCCACGCCGGTTTCGGGTGGGTTGCTCCTGGAAAAGGAAGACACaaacggcgggcgggcgcacGGCTtacgattttgttttatttgcccacggtaaataaaatttaacaTCTTAGcgccgaagacgacgatgacgcctTCGCCACTGCTGGAGGGGGCCGGAGGGCCATTCGGGACGCACGCAGCAGTGTAAGGATTGCGTGTTATTAGTTAGTACAGGaaccggtccccggtccgtGGTGTTGATGGACGAGGCGGGAGTATGAtttgggaagcgaaaaaatatatataaattaaaattaacatcATCAAACAGTGAACTGCGCGTGAGAAGAGAGAGTGCAAATAtatttaaagttttattttctctctcttttttacAATATTATCGGCCTCCGCGGAGGCACGGATTGAGGCCAGAGCTAGTGGAATTTGAAATACAGATACAATAGTAAACAAGTTTCTGTTCGTTTTGCTTGGGGTTGGGATAATTAATCGACTCTTGTACGCTGTGTCTCTTCGCTCCAGCTATTCGTCTGTGGGGTTTTGGTCAACATTTTTATCCCCCGTTTCTTCAGCAGGTTGACATGGCTCGTCTGTATCGTCGGCTTGGGCTGCCACtggttccttttctttctcgctcgtcTTATCATCGGATTGCGGTGGTGCCTCTGATGGATCGTTCTCTTCGGTATCGCTGCCGCCGGAGGACGAAGACTCCTCGTCCTGTTCCACCCGCTTTGGTTTCTTGCCGTGGTTCGCTTTCTGTTTGGCTTTCCTCTTCTGCCGTTTTGCACGCTTCTTTGCCGTCCGGTCCTCGGCCATCTGCCGGTTCTGTTCCAACTTCGCCTGGAAATCGTCGTCCAACTGCTCGGTGCGTGACTTTTCCTGGATGTGCTTTTGGCGGGCGTACTCCTTGCGACGCAGGTGCCGATACACGTGAAACTCTCCGGAACCGGCGCCGGCACTGGAGCCCATTACGTTGCGGACGAACGAGGGTATGGCGTTGGAAAAGTCACGATCTTTCGCCGATGTCGGTATCATGACCGGTTTATCCTGCGGAATGATGGTGCTATTGAAAGACTGAAAGGGCGCTCCTTTTCTGGACGTACCGGATTCTTCATCAGCTTCTCCAGCTTGGCCCGCTGCACGTCGGCCGCATTTCGCACCACaaatttcttcttttcaaaCTCCTTGTCCGATTGTTTCACTTCGTTCCGTATTTCCATTTTCGGGggcaacaacacaacaatgttttgtttacgtCGTTCTCGTGCGGGAAACTCACCACCGGTGATTTCACCACGCGTGAGTGACAGATGTCAAACAAGACTTAGGAGAGAGGGGAGAGAaatacagagagaaaagagaccgggaaggcaaaaaacagagcccgggaacgAAATTTAATAACGAGAGTAAAGAGTTATttcaaatgtcaaacaaaactgaaacTTGTCGAAGGGTTTCGTTAAAAAATCATTCTTAGAAATTCGAACATCCGAAGCAATAGGAGCTATTGGTGTTACAACTGTAGCTCAATCATTTCAGACACGCTACAAAAGGTGTTGTTTCGCGATTGCTCGTCGtgttccgttttatgtttggTGAATACGAGTGCTGAAGACAAGAAAAATCGGGCCTCTACGCGATTGCTAGGGATAACTTGTTAATTCTAGTGCGCGCCCGCGAGGAGGAGGTCTACTAGAGGAGCACACAATGGCTCTGGAAACAGAAAACGTTCCCTCGAACGAAAGCAGTGTTACCGAAACGGTCGGCACTTCCGAAGACATCGTCGCAACGGCGGCTTCTGCGGCGGATTCCggtgtgaagaaaaaaggtTAGACTCACGGAAAAATTCACGGTACCCGGTTCCTTTTGGGCACAGCATATACTGTGGGTCGCAGTGCGGTCGTGTGCTTTACTTATCGAACAATGCGGTGTCCGCGGGG
The nucleotide sequence above comes from Anopheles bellator chromosome 1, idAnoBellAS_SP24_06.2, whole genome shotgun sequence. Encoded proteins:
- the LOC131206096 gene encoding lissencephaly-1 homolog; its protein translation is MKMVLSQRQREELNQAIADYLGSNGYTDALEAFRKEADMPNEIERKYGGLLEKKWTSVIRLQKKVMELEAKLSEAEKEVIEGAPTKAKRTPSDWIPRPPEKFSLAGHRATVTRVVFHPVFSMMVSASEDATIKVWDFETGEYERTLKGHTDSVQDLAFDSQGKLLASCSSDLSIKLWDFQQTYECVKTMHGHDHNVSSVSFVPAGDFLLSASRDKTIKMWEVATGYCVKTFTGHREWVRMVRVNVDGSLMASCSNDHSVRVWQTNSKECKAELREHENTVECIAWAPESAAAAINEAAGADNKKGAHQGPFLASGSRDKTIRVWDVSSGLCLFTLAGHDNWVRGIVFHPGGKYMISASDDKTLRIWDLRNKRCMKTLYAHSHFCTSLDMHKSHPYVISGSVDTTVKVWECR
- the LOC131206097 gene encoding PRKR-interacting protein 1 homolog, whose product is MEIRNEVKQSDKEFEKKKFVVRNAADVQRAKLEKLMKNPDKPVMIPTSAKDRDFSNAIPSFVRNVMGSSAGAGSGEFHVYRHLRRKEYARQKHIQEKSRTEQLDDDFQAKLEQNRQMAEDRTAKKRAKRQKRKAKQKANHGKKPKRVEQDEESSSSGGSDTEENDPSEAPPQSDDKTSEKEKEPVAAQADDTDEPCQPAEETGDKNVDQNPTDE